The sequence TGACATCTCTTCTTTTGCATTTATAAGTAGCTCGGAGCTTCTTATAGAATTGAACTAAGCACTACCAGCATTTCAAGCATCACAATATATGTTActacagcttttgcgttccaactcacctcacagtaccacagctttttacctcataGCACCTCATCACACCttacagcactcccaaacgcttacaatataagAAGTAAATTTGTGCAGGACCTATATGAGTTAGTGCCATTAATGGCTTACTTGGTGGAAAAGTAGGAAACACAGCTTCTGCATTACACTGTACAGTCTGTCAGTCTCAAACCTACTTCGCCATCCACCCACCCACCCAGTGAAACTGTAAAACTACTCATATGTCTATCAAAAATTGTTGGAACTTTCTTAGATAAGGAAGACTTGCAGAGATTAATCAACTTCAACCATAAATGGGGTTCATTAATGCTGTCCAGAGGTTCTGATGCCAACTTGGTTTGCAATAATTCTATAAAAACCCTTACATAAGTTCAGCCCAACACATATAAGAGTTCTATGTATACACACTTTATACTATCAAAGTATATATCTATCTTCTCTCTCAGTTTTTCTCTAATGGAGATTATCATGACAATGTATTTGGTGACTCTCTTGTATGTCATCTTCAGGTTCTGTAAGCGGGTTTTCAAGAAGAGACACCAATGCTGCTACATGTTACACTATGAGTGCTATAAGACCTCCGCCGATGACAGGAAGCTTGATACTGTCACCAGTGGAGACATAGTCATGAGAAACAGGAACTTGGGCATTGAAGAATACAGGTTTCTCTTAAAAACAATTGTCAGTTCTGGTATTGGTGAAGAAACTTTTGGTCCAAGAGTTGTGCTTGCAGGCCGAGAAGAATCACCGACTCTGGAGGATTCATTTTTGGAGATGGATGATCTTATTTTCACCACACTTGATGGACTTTTTCTCAAGACGGGTGTTTCTCCATCACAAATTGACATTCTTGTTGTCAATGTCTCTCTGTTCTCCCCTGCACCTTCTCTGACTTCGAGGATAGCGAACCGTTACAAGATGAGAGAGGACATTAAATTCTTCAATCTCTCTGGAATGGGTTGCAGTGCAAGCCTTGTAGCCATTGATTTGGTGCAGCATTTGTTCAATACATACAACAATTCACTTGCTGTTGTTGTTAGCACAGAATCACTTGGTGCTCATTGGTATTGTGGGAAGGAGAAATCAATGATGCTCTCCAATTGTTTGTTTCGCTCCGGTGGCTGCTCGATGCTTTTAACCAACAACCGAGCCTTCAAACATCAAGCCATGTTTAAATTGACTAGTAGCGTTCGAACTCATTTGGGATCTATAGACGATGCATACAATTGTTGCATACAAGTAGAGGATGAGCTTGGTTATGGAGGTTTTAGACTCACCAAGAATCTAACAAAAGCTGCTGCTCAAGCTTTAAAGATGAACCTCCAAGTCCTTGTCCCCAAAATCTTGCCAACTTGGGAGCTCATTAGGTACATGATTGTGTCCACTCTTCAACGGAACAAGAACAAATTAGAGAAGACTAATGGAGTGACATTGAACTTGAAGGCTGGAATTGAACACTTCTGCATACACCCTGGTGGGAGGGCAGTGATTGATGGGGTTGGTGAGGGTTTAGGACTTGGTGGTTATGATCTTGAGCCAACTAGAATGGCACTCCACCGATTCGGCAACACATCGGCTGGTGGACTCTGGTATGTTTTGGGTTATATGGAGGCAAAGAAGAGGCTTAAGAAGGGTGACAGGGTTCTAATGATCAGTCTTGGTGCTGGTTTTATGTGTAACAA is a genomic window of Tripterygium wilfordii isolate XIE 37 chromosome 16, ASM1340144v1, whole genome shotgun sequence containing:
- the LOC119980809 gene encoding 3-ketoacyl-CoA synthase 19: MLHYECYKTSADDRKLDTVTSGDIVMRNRNLGIEEYRFLLKTIVSSGIGEETFGPRVVLAGREESPTLEDSFLEMDDLIFTTLDGLFLKTGVSPSQIDILVVNVSLFSPAPSLTSRIANRYKMREDIKFFNLSGMGCSASLVAIDLVQHLFNTYNNSLAVVVSTESLGAHWYCGKEKSMMLSNCLFRSGGCSMLLTNNRAFKHQAMFKLTSSVRTHLGSIDDAYNCCIQVEDELGYGGFRLTKNLTKAAAQALKMNLQVLVPKILPTWELIRYMIVSTLQRNKNKLEKTNGVTLNLKAGIEHFCIHPGGRAVIDGVGEGLGLGGYDLEPTRMALHRFGNTSAGGLWYVLGYMEAKKRLKKGDRVLMISLGAGFMCNNCVWEVMKDLEDTNVWKDCVDRYPPPPTSSLNPFLEKYGWLNDDSLSSSIKLELKP